In the genome of Candidatus Microbacterium phytovorans, one region contains:
- a CDS encoding fructose-specific PTS transporter subunit EIIC, producing the protein MTEIITAELVSLDEPLGSDKRAVIEALAARVAAQGRATDAAALAADAWAREQKDETGLPGGIAIPHAKSAAVTQATLAFARLTPGVDFGAPDGPADLVFLIAAPDTAAEEHLAVLSQLARSFMRDDFTTGLRTAATPADVVALVTTAVSGAPAASASAPAAVEADAAHQIDGRPARIVAVTACATGIAHTFMAADALTAAGEKDGVDLVVEPQGSSGYKAIDSGIIEQADAVIFAVDVDVREQQRFAGKPVVRAGVKRGIEQPSQLIAEAVAAAKNPAAPRVAAAAATGATASAAPTSLGGTVKRALLTGVSYMIPFVAGGGLLIALGFLLGNYNVTDNAQDVVLNNSLWNLPTENITSMFGPLGQYLGSVAFVIGAASFGFLVPALAGYIAYGMADRPGIAPGFVAGAVASLMGAGFLGGIVGGLLAGLAAWWLNSLDVPRWLRGLMPVVIIPLLGSIFASGLMLMVLGGPIAWLTAALNDWLSSLTGAGVVLLGVILGLMMCFDLGGPVNKVAYGFATANLAAGIAGDERYLQIMAAVMAAGMVPPLAMALASTILDRKLFSKPERENGKAAWLLGAAFISEGAIPFAAADVFRVIPAAMVGGAITGALSMAFAVTSKAPHGGVFVFFAIDNFWLWLLSIALGTVVSAVLVVVLKRFARRRPAEVIDGAADVPAVAVTA; encoded by the coding sequence GTGACAGAGATCATCACCGCGGAGCTCGTCAGTCTCGACGAACCGCTCGGCAGCGACAAGCGCGCTGTCATCGAGGCCCTCGCGGCGCGCGTCGCCGCTCAGGGCCGAGCCACCGACGCTGCGGCGCTCGCGGCCGACGCGTGGGCCCGTGAGCAGAAGGACGAGACCGGGCTCCCCGGCGGGATCGCCATCCCGCACGCGAAGAGCGCCGCCGTCACGCAGGCGACGCTCGCGTTCGCGCGGCTCACGCCCGGCGTGGACTTCGGGGCACCCGACGGCCCTGCCGACCTCGTCTTCCTCATCGCTGCGCCCGACACGGCAGCCGAGGAACACCTGGCCGTCCTCTCGCAGCTGGCCCGCAGCTTCATGCGCGACGACTTCACGACGGGACTTCGCACCGCAGCTACCCCCGCGGACGTCGTGGCGCTCGTCACCACTGCCGTCTCCGGCGCCCCCGCCGCATCGGCCAGTGCACCGGCCGCCGTCGAGGCCGACGCGGCGCACCAGATCGACGGGCGCCCTGCCCGCATCGTCGCGGTGACCGCCTGCGCCACCGGCATCGCCCACACCTTCATGGCCGCCGACGCGCTGACGGCAGCCGGTGAGAAGGACGGCGTCGATCTCGTCGTCGAGCCGCAGGGCTCGAGCGGCTACAAGGCGATCGACTCCGGAATCATCGAACAGGCGGATGCCGTCATCTTCGCCGTCGACGTGGACGTGCGCGAGCAGCAGCGGTTCGCCGGCAAGCCCGTCGTGCGCGCGGGTGTCAAGCGCGGCATCGAGCAGCCGTCGCAGCTGATCGCCGAAGCGGTGGCTGCGGCCAAGAACCCCGCCGCGCCGCGGGTGGCGGCCGCCGCCGCGACGGGCGCGACCGCGTCGGCTGCGCCGACGTCGCTCGGGGGCACCGTCAAGCGCGCACTCCTCACCGGCGTCAGCTACATGATCCCGTTCGTCGCCGGTGGTGGTCTGCTCATCGCGCTCGGCTTCCTGCTGGGCAACTACAACGTCACGGACAACGCTCAGGACGTCGTGCTCAACAATTCGCTGTGGAACCTGCCGACGGAGAACATCACCTCGATGTTCGGTCCGCTCGGGCAGTACCTCGGATCGGTGGCGTTCGTCATCGGTGCGGCGTCGTTCGGCTTCCTCGTCCCTGCTCTCGCGGGCTACATCGCGTACGGCATGGCCGATCGACCGGGTATCGCCCCCGGTTTCGTGGCCGGTGCGGTCGCCTCCCTCATGGGCGCCGGCTTCCTCGGCGGTATCGTCGGCGGTCTGCTGGCGGGTCTTGCCGCGTGGTGGTTGAACAGCCTTGACGTACCTCGTTGGCTCCGCGGCCTCATGCCGGTCGTGATCATCCCGCTGTTGGGCTCCATCTTCGCGTCCGGTCTCATGCTCATGGTGCTCGGTGGACCCATCGCCTGGCTCACCGCCGCTCTGAACGACTGGCTGAGCAGCCTGACCGGCGCGGGTGTGGTGCTTCTCGGCGTGATCCTCGGCCTCATGATGTGCTTCGACCTCGGTGGTCCCGTCAACAAGGTGGCCTACGGGTTCGCCACGGCGAACCTCGCTGCCGGCATCGCGGGGGATGAGCGCTACCTGCAGATCATGGCGGCCGTCATGGCCGCGGGCATGGTGCCGCCGTTGGCGATGGCGCTGGCCTCGACCATTCTCGACCGGAAGCTCTTCTCGAAGCCCGAACGCGAGAACGGTAAGGCTGCGTGGCTCCTCGGCGCGGCGTTCATCTCCGAGGGCGCCATTCCGTTCGCCGCCGCGGACGTCTTCCGCGTCATCCCGGCCGCGATGGTCGGCGGCGCGATCACGGGTGCACTGTCGATGGCGTTCGCCGTCACGTCGAAGGCTCCGCACGGCGGCGTGTTCGTCTTCTTCGCCATCGACAACTTCTGGCTGTGGCTGCTCTCGATCGCCCTCGGTACGGTCGTCAGTGCGGTGCTCGTGGTCGTGCTGAAGCGGTTCGCTCGCCGGCGTCCGGCCGAGGTTATCGACGGGGCGGCGGACGTGCCGGCAGTAGCCGTCACGGCATAG
- a CDS encoding 1-phosphofructokinase family hexose kinase encodes MIVTVTTNPSLDRTISIGEPLRVGEVQAAVGSREDAGGKGINVARVVAAAGHPTIAVLPLDESDPFAAALRGARLPVRTVRVHGPARANLTIADPEGVTTKLNLPGISLTEEDASALADAVVETAGGADWLVLAGSLAPGLPDDYYVHLIRAVRARWGAHAPAIAVDTSGAALRAVVEHGHPDLIKPNEDELAALAGIAIEPGAPLAEAVLPVARKLVPEKVGAAFVTLGGDGAVLVTADGAWHGTPPPIQVRSTVGAGDSSLAGYLLAGAAGAPPEERVRGGIRYGSAAASLPGTQAPAPHDLPPGDVPVRPLS; translated from the coding sequence ATGATCGTCACCGTCACCACCAATCCGTCACTGGATCGCACGATCAGCATCGGCGAGCCGCTGCGCGTCGGCGAAGTGCAGGCCGCCGTCGGATCGCGGGAAGACGCGGGCGGCAAGGGCATCAACGTCGCACGGGTGGTCGCAGCCGCCGGACACCCGACCATCGCCGTGCTGCCGCTCGACGAGAGCGACCCCTTCGCGGCCGCACTGCGCGGCGCGCGGCTGCCGGTGCGCACGGTGCGCGTGCACGGACCGGCGCGGGCGAATCTCACCATCGCCGACCCCGAAGGCGTGACCACGAAACTCAATCTTCCCGGCATCTCGCTGACCGAAGAGGATGCCTCCGCACTGGCGGATGCCGTTGTCGAGACGGCCGGGGGAGCCGACTGGCTCGTGCTCGCGGGCTCGCTGGCCCCGGGGCTGCCCGACGACTACTACGTTCACCTCATTCGTGCCGTTCGCGCCCGCTGGGGCGCCCACGCACCGGCGATCGCGGTGGACACGTCGGGCGCCGCGCTGCGCGCCGTGGTCGAGCACGGCCATCCCGACCTCATCAAGCCGAACGAGGACGAGCTCGCCGCACTGGCGGGCATCGCGATCGAGCCCGGGGCGCCGCTCGCCGAGGCCGTCCTACCCGTCGCGCGCAAGCTCGTCCCCGAGAAGGTGGGGGCGGCCTTCGTGACGCTCGGTGGCGACGGCGCCGTCCTCGTCACGGCTGACGGCGCATGGCACGGCACCCCGCCGCCGATCCAGGTGCGGAGCACCGTGGGGGCGGGCGACAGCTCCCTCGCCGGCTACCTCCTCGCCGGGGCCGCGGGAGCACCGCCCGAAGAGCGCGTGCGCGGCGGCATCCGCTACGGCTCCGCCGCGGCATCCCTGCCCGGGACGCAGGCGCCCGCCCCCCACGACCTTCCCCCCGGCGACGTGCCGGTCCGTCCGCTCTCGTAA
- a CDS encoding DeoR/GlpR family DNA-binding transcription regulator, with protein sequence MYATERQQQIEQLIAADGRVAVVDLADRFGVTTETVRRDLAHLERTGLVRRVHGGAVSRTRASTVERSLAERTGVRSGAKQAIARAAVDLLGNGLDGAVYLDAGTTTAAIAQLLARETAVGTGLEVVTHSMTVAHTLAGSPAVGLTAIGGRVRGLTAAAVGAQTVEAVSRLRPDVALVGVNGISAAFGLSTPDPDEAAVKRAVVAAARRVVVVADAEKFDAELLVSFAPLSAVDVLITDAEPRGDLARALDDAEVEVHVA encoded by the coding sequence ATGTACGCAACGGAGCGCCAGCAGCAGATCGAGCAGCTGATCGCCGCCGACGGACGTGTCGCGGTCGTCGATCTGGCGGATCGATTCGGCGTCACCACGGAGACCGTGCGCCGCGACCTCGCCCACCTCGAACGCACGGGTCTCGTGCGGCGCGTGCACGGCGGCGCCGTCAGCCGCACGCGTGCGAGCACCGTCGAGCGCTCTCTCGCCGAGCGCACCGGTGTCCGCAGCGGAGCGAAGCAGGCGATCGCTCGCGCCGCTGTCGATCTCCTCGGCAACGGTCTCGACGGCGCCGTCTACCTCGACGCCGGCACGACGACCGCGGCCATCGCCCAGCTCCTCGCCCGGGAGACCGCCGTCGGCACCGGGCTCGAGGTCGTGACGCACTCGATGACGGTGGCGCACACGCTCGCCGGCTCCCCAGCGGTCGGTCTCACCGCGATCGGCGGACGTGTGCGCGGACTCACCGCCGCGGCCGTGGGCGCCCAGACGGTGGAGGCGGTCTCGCGACTGCGTCCGGACGTCGCTCTCGTCGGCGTCAACGGCATCTCCGCCGCGTTCGGACTGAGCACCCCCGACCCGGACGAGGCAGCCGTCAAGCGCGCCGTTGTCGCCGCGGCGCGACGGGTCGTGGTCGTCGCGGATGCCGAGAAGTTCGATGCCGAACTCCTTGTCTCCTTTGCACCGCTGTCGGCCGTCGACGTTCTCATCACCGACGCCGAGCCCCGCGGTGACCTCGCTCGTGCGCTCGACGACGCCGAAGTCGAGGTGCATGTCGCATGA
- a CDS encoding DUF262 domain-containing protein, whose translation MSTATNVDATAVNTIAWLSASETTIVVPVYQRQYRWDIGGCEQLLHDIRAVADTDDGHTHFIGSILSTASTTASDDAHLVLIDGQQRITTLMLLVAALHHTLVDDDPALAAELARVLVRDGDRSRTKLRPHRAWADVFESVVLDRRSPDDAQRESRFDDNYAFFRSQIRPDEAARIWRGLQKLEHVSITLGADANAQQIFESLNSTGEPLRDHELIHNYVLMGLSHAEQSEIENDYWLPIEQNTGEQIGSFWRHYLVMLTGREVAVVGERGVYDAFRHEFPRLGIDTLRVHARRWRELSEIYRTLLDPTLAPDPEIGRQLAYLNTFGRGMYPLVMRLYRDHLAGTLSVDELIASTEHLQSLLLRRKVVGLSNDRLVARLCRAADEGRDALVHAIARITPSDERARVGLKYSDLPHAPYVLGRLAGVDEHDGLDVDHVVPLAPSDDWTGDGVRRWADYTDDEQNAHRALAQTLGNLVLLEGDLFDRAFDAPFPAKRDVYARSAVVPTSELALEPSWNTAAIAARTENLTARFVQVWERPAVVGIDDDNLTPILDAKKRRGWPRGWQREFDYVEFRGEHWEVKDVRYLFNRVFKRLWADSRQSVIDFSARRGGPLYPSMAWNGQWDEVADGQYLYMGWDSKYMMTAVQGVLDEAGWASEVFLKYSYIGDAMP comes from the coding sequence ATGAGCACTGCCACGAATGTCGATGCCACCGCCGTCAACACGATCGCGTGGCTCTCGGCATCCGAGACCACGATCGTGGTCCCCGTCTATCAGCGTCAGTACCGCTGGGACATCGGCGGGTGCGAGCAGTTGCTCCACGACATCCGCGCTGTCGCCGATACCGACGACGGGCACACCCACTTCATCGGCTCGATCCTGTCCACCGCGTCGACCACCGCATCCGACGATGCTCACCTCGTGCTGATCGACGGTCAGCAGCGCATCACGACCCTCATGCTGCTCGTCGCGGCGCTCCACCACACCCTCGTCGACGACGACCCCGCACTCGCGGCGGAGCTCGCGCGCGTGCTCGTGCGCGACGGCGACCGGAGCCGCACGAAGCTGCGACCGCACCGGGCGTGGGCCGACGTGTTCGAGAGCGTCGTCCTCGACCGCCGCTCCCCCGACGACGCACAGCGCGAGTCGCGGTTCGACGACAACTACGCCTTCTTCCGCAGTCAGATCCGACCCGACGAGGCCGCACGCATCTGGCGCGGGCTCCAGAAGCTCGAGCACGTGTCGATCACCCTGGGTGCCGACGCCAACGCGCAGCAGATCTTCGAAAGCCTCAACTCCACGGGCGAACCGTTGCGCGACCACGAACTCATCCACAACTACGTGCTGATGGGGTTGTCTCACGCCGAACAGAGCGAGATCGAGAACGACTACTGGCTCCCGATCGAGCAGAACACCGGTGAGCAGATCGGCTCGTTCTGGCGCCACTACCTCGTCATGCTGACAGGGCGTGAGGTCGCCGTCGTGGGCGAGCGCGGCGTCTACGACGCCTTCCGCCACGAGTTCCCCCGCCTGGGGATCGACACGCTGCGTGTCCACGCCCGCCGATGGCGCGAACTGTCGGAGATCTACCGCACACTGCTCGATCCCACACTTGCCCCCGACCCGGAGATCGGCCGACAGCTCGCCTACCTCAACACCTTCGGCCGCGGCATGTACCCCCTCGTCATGCGGCTCTACCGTGACCACCTCGCGGGCACGCTGAGCGTCGACGAGCTCATCGCGTCGACCGAGCACCTCCAGTCGCTCCTGCTGCGCCGCAAGGTCGTCGGCCTCTCCAACGACCGCTTGGTCGCCCGGCTCTGCCGCGCCGCCGATGAGGGCCGCGACGCACTCGTCCACGCCATCGCCCGCATCACGCCGTCCGATGAGCGCGCCCGCGTCGGCCTGAAGTACAGCGACCTCCCCCACGCACCGTATGTGCTGGGACGCCTTGCGGGCGTGGACGAACACGACGGACTCGACGTCGACCACGTGGTCCCGCTCGCCCCGAGCGACGACTGGACCGGCGACGGCGTCCGCCGCTGGGCGGACTACACCGACGACGAGCAGAACGCGCATCGGGCGCTCGCGCAGACCCTCGGCAACCTGGTGCTCCTCGAAGGCGACCTGTTCGATCGCGCGTTCGACGCCCCCTTCCCCGCCAAGCGCGACGTCTACGCCCGCAGCGCCGTCGTCCCCACCTCCGAGCTGGCTCTCGAACCGTCGTGGAACACGGCAGCGATCGCGGCACGCACCGAGAACCTCACGGCGCGCTTCGTGCAGGTGTGGGAGCGTCCGGCCGTCGTCGGGATCGACGACGACAACCTCACCCCCATCCTGGACGCCAAGAAGCGCCGCGGGTGGCCCCGGGGATGGCAGCGCGAGTTCGACTACGTGGAGTTCCGCGGCGAGCACTGGGAGGTCAAGGACGTCCGCTACCTCTTCAACCGGGTGTTCAAGCGGTTGTGGGCCGACTCGCGTCAGAGCGTCATCGACTTCAGCGCACGCCGCGGCGGGCCGCTCTACCCCTCGATGGCGTGGAACGGCCAGTGGGACGAAGTCGCCGACGGTCAGTACCTCTACATGGGGTGGGACTCGAAGTACATGATGACCGCCGTGCAGGGCGTGCTCGACGAGGCCGGCTGGGCGTCGGAGGTGTTCCTGAAGTACTCCTACATCGGGGATGCGATGCCGTGA
- the gltX gene encoding glutamate--tRNA ligase produces MSAAIDPRTTTASGTDVRVRFCPSPTGLPHVGMIRTALYNWAYARHTGGKLVFRVEDTDAARDSEESYRQLVDALTWLKIDWDEGVEKGGPHGPYRQSQRSEIYAGVLDTLIAAGAVYESYSTAEEIDARNEANGRAKQLGYDNHDRHLTDEERAAFRAEGREPAWRLRVPDRDLTYVDLIRGEVTFPAGSFPDFVVVRAGGQALYTFTNPVDDALMGITHVIRGEDLMPSTARQLALYAALIDAGVTTFVPRFGHMPLVLGETGNKKLSKRDPQADLFLQREKGFIHEGLLNYLALLGWSIAADRDVFSLDEFTAAFDIADVNPNPARFDQKKAESINGDHIRMLAPEDFAARLVPYLAAANLVAEPPTAEQQRLLDAAAPLVQERMQLLGEAPGLLGFLFRDEVAYDDDALGGLPANANEVLKASAAALEPLSESDFQATPIQQALSAALIDGLGLKPRVAYGPLRVALSGRRVSPPLFESMELLGKTETLRRLRALASRDV; encoded by the coding sequence ATGTCTGCCGCGATCGATCCTCGTACCACCACCGCCTCCGGAACCGATGTCCGCGTGCGGTTCTGCCCGTCGCCGACGGGGCTGCCGCACGTCGGCATGATCCGCACTGCCCTCTACAACTGGGCCTATGCGCGTCACACCGGGGGCAAGCTCGTGTTCCGCGTCGAAGACACCGACGCCGCCCGCGACAGCGAGGAGAGCTATCGTCAGCTCGTCGACGCGCTGACCTGGTTGAAGATCGACTGGGACGAGGGCGTGGAGAAGGGCGGACCGCACGGCCCCTATCGCCAGTCGCAGCGGTCCGAGATCTATGCGGGCGTGCTCGACACGCTCATCGCGGCCGGAGCGGTCTACGAGTCGTACTCGACGGCGGAGGAGATCGACGCGCGCAACGAGGCGAACGGTCGCGCGAAGCAGTTGGGCTACGACAACCACGACCGGCATCTCACCGACGAGGAGCGCGCGGCCTTCCGGGCGGAGGGCCGTGAGCCGGCATGGCGCCTGCGGGTTCCCGACCGCGACCTCACCTATGTCGATCTGATCCGCGGTGAGGTGACCTTCCCTGCCGGGTCGTTCCCCGACTTCGTCGTCGTGCGGGCCGGAGGGCAGGCGCTGTACACGTTCACCAACCCGGTCGACGACGCCCTCATGGGCATCACCCACGTCATCCGCGGCGAAGACCTCATGCCTTCCACGGCCCGTCAGCTCGCGCTGTATGCGGCGCTGATCGACGCGGGCGTCACGACGTTCGTTCCGCGTTTCGGGCACATGCCCCTCGTGCTGGGAGAGACCGGGAACAAGAAGCTGTCCAAGCGCGACCCGCAGGCCGATCTGTTCCTGCAGCGCGAGAAGGGCTTCATCCACGAAGGGCTCCTCAACTATCTGGCGCTCCTCGGCTGGTCGATCGCGGCCGACCGTGACGTGTTCTCCCTCGACGAGTTCACGGCGGCCTTCGACATCGCCGACGTGAACCCGAACCCCGCCCGCTTCGATCAGAAGAAGGCCGAGTCGATCAACGGCGACCACATCCGCATGCTGGCGCCCGAGGACTTCGCCGCCCGCCTCGTGCCGTACCTCGCCGCGGCGAACCTCGTCGCCGAGCCGCCCACCGCCGAGCAGCAGCGCCTCCTGGATGCCGCGGCCCCGCTCGTCCAGGAGCGCATGCAGTTGCTGGGGGAGGCGCCGGGACTTCTCGGCTTCCTCTTCCGCGACGAGGTCGCCTACGACGACGACGCCCTCGGGGGCCTTCCCGCCAACGCGAACGAGGTGCTGAAGGCATCCGCTGCCGCCCTGGAGCCGCTCAGCGAGTCGGACTTCCAGGCGACGCCCATTCAGCAGGCCCTCTCGGCGGCGCTCATCGACGGCCTCGGCCTCAAGCCCCGCGTCGCGTACGGACCGCTCCGAGTCGCCCTCAGCGGCCGGCGCGTCTCCCCGCCGCTGTTCGAGTCGATGGAGCTCCTCGGGAAGACCGAGACGCTCCGACGGCTGCGGGCGCTCGCCTCGCGCGACGTGTGA
- a CDS encoding LysR family transcriptional regulator produces the protein MTDADAPIDAQTLRLVKAIADTGSLTAAAQALGYSQPAVSQQMRRVEARLGLPLVERVGRGVRLTEAGRVLARHAPAVATALEAVAGELDELRGLRTATVRIVGFPSATPTILPRVLATLTASHPGITITYVEAEPPEAVTAVREDRADIALTFSYPGDRDDPHGASARGLAVRRVGTDELLVVLPDGHPAADDDVVHPAVLASENWIAGCPRCRGHLLELCGRAGFEPHIGFETDNVVAVEGLVAQGIGVATLPALGVASFPPLPGVVTRRLPPGEERTIHAVTAHGAERVPAVAVVLSVLARAVAVATTGAAPATERTALQN, from the coding sequence ATGACCGACGCTGACGCACCGATCGATGCGCAGACTCTGCGGCTCGTGAAGGCCATCGCCGACACCGGCTCTCTGACGGCGGCGGCTCAGGCGCTCGGGTACAGCCAGCCTGCGGTGAGTCAGCAGATGCGGCGCGTCGAGGCCCGCCTGGGTCTTCCCCTCGTGGAGCGTGTCGGTCGTGGGGTGCGCCTGACGGAGGCGGGAAGGGTGCTGGCCCGCCATGCGCCCGCTGTCGCCACCGCGCTGGAAGCCGTGGCGGGCGAGCTCGACGAGCTTCGTGGCCTCCGCACGGCCACGGTGCGCATCGTGGGTTTTCCGTCCGCGACGCCGACGATTCTGCCGCGGGTTCTCGCCACTCTCACGGCGAGCCATCCCGGCATCACGATCACCTACGTCGAGGCCGAGCCGCCGGAAGCGGTCACCGCGGTGAGGGAGGATCGCGCCGACATCGCGCTCACCTTCTCGTATCCCGGCGACCGAGACGACCCGCACGGGGCCAGCGCCCGTGGACTGGCCGTGCGTCGGGTGGGCACTGACGAGCTGCTCGTGGTGCTGCCCGACGGGCATCCTGCGGCGGACGACGACGTGGTCCACCCCGCGGTGCTCGCGAGCGAGAACTGGATCGCCGGATGTCCTCGCTGCCGGGGTCACCTTCTGGAGCTGTGCGGTCGAGCGGGCTTCGAGCCGCACATCGGCTTCGAAACCGACAATGTGGTCGCCGTCGAAGGCCTCGTCGCGCAGGGGATCGGTGTGGCGACGCTTCCCGCACTGGGAGTCGCCTCCTTCCCGCCGCTGCCCGGTGTCGTCACCCGGCGACTGCCGCCGGGAGAGGAGCGGACGATTCACGCCGTCACGGCCCACGGCGCGGAGCGGGTACCCGCGGTCGCGGTGGTGCTGTCGGTGCTCGCGCGCGCCGTCGCCGTCGCCACGACGGGGGCCGCGCCGGCGACGGAGCGAACGGCGTTGCAGAACTAG
- a CDS encoding aminotransferase class V-fold PLP-dependent enzyme, with product MPATIIAAPPAPQTTDVASLRREFPGARGYLAACTAGLPPLATRDAVRTDLDARPDPARYSLAVESSRASAARLLGAEPGRVAIASQTSVTVGMIAVSLPIGAEVLCAEGDFSSLVLPFVHSGRDLRVRFAPLAELADAVRPTTALVAFSLVQSACGEVADPVAIAAAARAVGARTLCDATQAAGWMPVDGSLFDAVVCHAYKWLCAPRGVAFLAVSAEFGEALRPIHAGWYAGDDPWASCYGGDAVLASDARRFDVSPAWQAFVGADPALRLFADADMPAVERETTRLADRFRAERGLRGTGAIVSWPDPDGDDLTRLSRAGIAASGRRGRTRVAFHVFNDDDDVDDAVRALTA from the coding sequence ATGCCCGCCACCATCATCGCCGCCCCGCCCGCGCCGCAGACGACCGACGTCGCATCGCTGCGTCGCGAGTTCCCGGGCGCGCGAGGATATCTCGCCGCCTGCACCGCGGGCCTGCCCCCGCTCGCGACGCGCGACGCGGTGCGTACCGACCTGGACGCGCGCCCGGACCCCGCGCGCTACTCGCTCGCCGTCGAGTCCTCTCGCGCCTCCGCCGCCCGCCTGCTCGGGGCCGAGCCCGGGCGCGTCGCGATCGCATCGCAGACCTCCGTCACCGTCGGGATGATCGCCGTATCCCTCCCGATCGGCGCCGAGGTGCTGTGCGCCGAGGGCGACTTCTCGTCGCTCGTGCTCCCCTTCGTCCACTCGGGCCGCGATCTCCGCGTCCGCTTCGCCCCCCTGGCCGAGCTCGCCGACGCCGTCCGCCCCACCACCGCGCTCGTCGCCTTCTCCCTCGTGCAGTCGGCGTGCGGCGAGGTCGCCGACCCGGTGGCCATCGCCGCCGCCGCACGCGCCGTCGGCGCGCGCACGCTCTGCGACGCGACCCAGGCCGCGGGATGGATGCCGGTCGACGGCTCGCTCTTCGACGCCGTCGTCTGCCACGCCTACAAGTGGCTGTGCGCTCCCCGCGGCGTCGCGTTCCTCGCGGTTTCGGCGGAGTTCGGCGAGGCCTTGCGGCCGATACACGCCGGCTGGTACGCGGGCGATGACCCCTGGGCGTCGTGCTACGGCGGCGACGCGGTATTGGCATCCGATGCGCGACGGTTCGACGTGTCTCCCGCGTGGCAGGCGTTCGTGGGTGCCGACCCCGCGCTGCGCCTCTTCGCCGACGCCGACATGCCCGCCGTCGAGCGGGAGACCACGCGGCTGGCCGATCGCTTCCGCGCCGAGCGCGGCCTCCGGGGAACGGGCGCGATCGTGTCGTGGCCGGATCCCGACGGCGACGATCTGACCCGGTTGTCCCGTGCGGGCATCGCGGCCTCCGGCCGCCGCGGACGCACGCGCGTCGCGTTCCACGTCTTCAACGACGACGACGACGTGGACGACGCCGTTCGCGCGCTGACCGCCTGA